One Paenibacillus riograndensis SBR5 DNA segment encodes these proteins:
- a CDS encoding methionine gamma-lyase family protein has translation MAVFAEDILQAAEAAEQEIESAVKSLDRIVDHNQWKVIEAFQRQQVSDFHFAGSTGYAYNDRGREVLDLVYAEVFGAEAALVRPHFASGTHTISTALFGVLRPGDELLYITGKPYDTLHKVIGKPGDGTGSLADFGIGYRETALTAEGKIDWEGVALAVNDKTKVIGIQRSRGYDWRSSFTVAEIGEMVERVKSLKRDVIVFVDNCYGEFTEKLEPPQVGADLVAGSLIKNPGGGIAETGGYILGRQELVELAAYRLTAPGIGGEVGAMLGTTRGLYQGLFMAPHTVGQAVKGSIFAAAVFQRCGFTTKPAWNEPRTDLIQAVSFDGPEHLIAFVQGIQRSAAVDSHVVPEPWDMPGYEHPVIMAAGTFIQGGSLELSADAPIRAPYIGYMQGGLTYSHVKYGVLMALQSMRDRKLL, from the coding sequence ATGGCAGTGTTTGCGGAGGATATTTTACAGGCGGCAGAGGCCGCAGAGCAGGAAATTGAAAGTGCGGTGAAATCGCTTGACCGGATTGTGGATCATAATCAGTGGAAGGTCATTGAAGCCTTCCAGCGTCAGCAGGTAAGCGATTTTCATTTTGCCGGCTCCACGGGGTATGCCTACAATGACCGGGGCCGGGAAGTGCTGGATCTCGTCTATGCCGAGGTATTCGGAGCGGAGGCAGCGCTGGTGCGGCCTCATTTTGCTTCGGGCACACATACGATATCAACGGCGCTATTTGGCGTGCTGCGTCCCGGAGATGAGCTGCTGTACATCACTGGAAAACCTTATGATACGCTGCACAAGGTAATCGGTAAACCGGGCGACGGGACAGGCTCCCTGGCTGATTTCGGCATTGGCTACCGCGAAACGGCTTTGACGGCTGAAGGGAAGATCGATTGGGAAGGGGTAGCTCTGGCTGTTAATGACAAGACTAAGGTTATCGGCATTCAGCGCTCGCGCGGCTATGATTGGCGTTCCTCCTTCACGGTTGCTGAAATCGGTGAAATGGTGGAGAGAGTTAAATCCCTGAAACGGGATGTCATTGTTTTTGTGGATAACTGTTATGGCGAATTTACAGAAAAGCTTGAGCCGCCACAGGTGGGGGCCGATCTGGTAGCAGGTTCCCTGATCAAAAATCCCGGTGGCGGTATCGCTGAAACCGGCGGCTACATCCTCGGGCGGCAGGAGCTTGTGGAACTTGCAGCCTACCGGCTTACTGCGCCAGGCATAGGCGGCGAAGTAGGCGCCATGCTGGGAACGACGCGCGGCCTCTACCAGGGGCTGTTCATGGCCCCGCATACGGTCGGGCAGGCAGTGAAAGGCAGCATCTTTGCCGCTGCCGTTTTCCAGCGTTGCGGCTTTACGACTAAGCCGGCCTGGAATGAGCCGCGGACGGATTTGATCCAGGCCGTGTCTTTTGACGGGCCAGAGCACCTGATCGCTTTTGTCCAGGGAATCCAGCGTTCCGCAGCCGTGGACAGCCATGTCGTTCCCGAGCCGTGGGATATGCCGGGTTACGAGCATCCTGTCATCATGGCGGCAGGAACCTTCATCCAGGGCGGCAGCTTGGAGTTATCTGCGGATGCCCCGATCCGCGCACCCTATATCGGTTATATGCAAGGCGGATTAACGTATTCCCACGTTAAATATGGAGTTTTGATGGCGCTGCAGAGCATGAGGGACCGTAAATTGCTGTAA